One Esox lucius isolate fEsoLuc1 chromosome 1, fEsoLuc1.pri, whole genome shotgun sequence genomic region harbors:
- the LOC105027027 gene encoding cyclin-dependent kinase-like 1 isoform X1, producing the protein MEKYEKLSKIGEGSYGVVFKCRHRETGQIFAIKKFVESEDDPVIKKIALREIRMLKQLKHNNLVNLLEVFRRKRRLHLVFEFCEQTVLNELDKHPRGVPEAQLKSIVWQTLQAVNFCHKHNCIHRDVKPENILITKTGVIKLCDFGFARILTGPGDDYTDYVATRWYRAPELLVGDTQYGPAVDIWALGCVFAELLHGNPLWPGRSDVDQLYLIRRTLGDLIPRHQQVFRSNVFFSGVSIPEPDITEPLEKLFLGMSPNALTVMKSCLVMDPSLRLSCEGLLELPYFLEEGGASWGREGDRLGRRHDNKNSRRRQIGPQYLPQLPSNNISPAPETKKQNKHKYTDHHLPNI; encoded by the exons ATGGAGAAATATGAAAAGCTGTCCAAGATCGGAGAGGGTTCGTATGGAGTGGTATTTAAATGCAGACACAGAGAAACTGGACAAATCTTCGCCATTAAAAAGTTTGTTGAATCGGAGGACGACCCAGTCATCAAGAAAATAGCACTGAGGGAAATACGCATGCTGAAG CAGCTGAAGCACAATAACTTGGTGAATCTCCTGGAGGTGTTCAGGAGGAAGCGGCGACTCCACCTGGTCTTTGAGTTCTGTGAGCAGACGGTCCTAAACGAGCTGGACAAACACCCCAGAGG GGTCCCAGAGGCGCAGCTGAAGAGCATCGTGTGGCAAACGCTACAGGCCGTCAACTTCTGCCACAAACACAAC tgtaTCCATCGTGATGTGAAGCCAGAGAACATCCTCATCACCAAAACAGGGGTCATCAAGCTCTGTGACTTTGGGTTTGCCAGGATTCTTA cCGGGCCCGGTGATGACTACACAGACTATGTGGCAACCCGGTGGTACCGCGCCCCGGAGCTCCTGGTGGGCGACACTCAGTACGGCCCGGCCGTGGACATCTGGGCTTTGGGCTGTGTGTTTGCTGAGCTGCTCCACGGAAACCCTCTGTGGCCTGGTCGCTCCGACGTCGACCAGCTCTACCTGATCAGACGCACTCTAG GTGACCTGATCCCCCGCCACCAACAGGTGTTCCGATCCAACGTGTTCTTCAGCGGAGTCAGCATCCCTGAGCCTGATATAACA GAGCCTTTGGAGAAGCTCTTCCTCGGCATGTCACCCAACGCCCTGACTGTCATGAAG TCCTGTTTGGTGATGGACCCATCGCTGCGTCTCTCCTGTGAGGGCCTGTTGGAGTTGCCCTACTTCCTGGAAGAGGGCGGAGCTAGCTGGGGTCGTGAGGGGGACCGCCTCGGGAGACGCCATGACAACAAAAACTCCAGACGACGACAGATTGGg CCCCAGTACCTTCCTCAGCTGCCCAGCAACAACATCTCTCCTGCTCCAGAGACCAAGAAACAGaacaaacataaatacacagaccatCACCTACCCAACATctga
- the LOC105027027 gene encoding cyclin-dependent kinase-like 1 isoform X2, translating to MEKYEKLSKIGEGSYGVVFKCRHRETGQIFAIKKFVESEDDPVIKKIALREIRMLKLKHNNLVNLLEVFRRKRRLHLVFEFCEQTVLNELDKHPRGVPEAQLKSIVWQTLQAVNFCHKHNCIHRDVKPENILITKTGVIKLCDFGFARILTGPGDDYTDYVATRWYRAPELLVGDTQYGPAVDIWALGCVFAELLHGNPLWPGRSDVDQLYLIRRTLGDLIPRHQQVFRSNVFFSGVSIPEPDITEPLEKLFLGMSPNALTVMKSCLVMDPSLRLSCEGLLELPYFLEEGGASWGREGDRLGRRHDNKNSRRRQIGPQYLPQLPSNNISPAPETKKQNKHKYTDHHLPNI from the exons ATGGAGAAATATGAAAAGCTGTCCAAGATCGGAGAGGGTTCGTATGGAGTGGTATTTAAATGCAGACACAGAGAAACTGGACAAATCTTCGCCATTAAAAAGTTTGTTGAATCGGAGGACGACCCAGTCATCAAGAAAATAGCACTGAGGGAAATACGCATGCTGAAG CTGAAGCACAATAACTTGGTGAATCTCCTGGAGGTGTTCAGGAGGAAGCGGCGACTCCACCTGGTCTTTGAGTTCTGTGAGCAGACGGTCCTAAACGAGCTGGACAAACACCCCAGAGG GGTCCCAGAGGCGCAGCTGAAGAGCATCGTGTGGCAAACGCTACAGGCCGTCAACTTCTGCCACAAACACAAC tgtaTCCATCGTGATGTGAAGCCAGAGAACATCCTCATCACCAAAACAGGGGTCATCAAGCTCTGTGACTTTGGGTTTGCCAGGATTCTTA cCGGGCCCGGTGATGACTACACAGACTATGTGGCAACCCGGTGGTACCGCGCCCCGGAGCTCCTGGTGGGCGACACTCAGTACGGCCCGGCCGTGGACATCTGGGCTTTGGGCTGTGTGTTTGCTGAGCTGCTCCACGGAAACCCTCTGTGGCCTGGTCGCTCCGACGTCGACCAGCTCTACCTGATCAGACGCACTCTAG GTGACCTGATCCCCCGCCACCAACAGGTGTTCCGATCCAACGTGTTCTTCAGCGGAGTCAGCATCCCTGAGCCTGATATAACA GAGCCTTTGGAGAAGCTCTTCCTCGGCATGTCACCCAACGCCCTGACTGTCATGAAG TCCTGTTTGGTGATGGACCCATCGCTGCGTCTCTCCTGTGAGGGCCTGTTGGAGTTGCCCTACTTCCTGGAAGAGGGCGGAGCTAGCTGGGGTCGTGAGGGGGACCGCCTCGGGAGACGCCATGACAACAAAAACTCCAGACGACGACAGATTGGg CCCCAGTACCTTCCTCAGCTGCCCAGCAACAACATCTCTCCTGCTCCAGAGACCAAGAAACAGaacaaacataaatacacagaccatCACCTACCCAACATctga
- the LOC105027027 gene encoding cyclin-dependent kinase-like 1 isoform X3: MEKYEKLSKIGEGSYGVVFKCRHRETGQIFAIKKFVESEDDPVIKKIALREIRMLKQLKHNNLVNLLEVFRRKRRLHLVFEFCEQTVLNELDKHPRGVPEAQLKSIVWQTLQAVNFCHKHNCIHRDVKPENILITKTGVIKLCDFGFARILTGPGDDYTDYVATRWYRAPELLVGDTQYGPAVDIWALGCVFAELLHGNPLWPGRSDVDQLYLIRRTLGDLIPRHQQVFRSNVFFSGVSIPEPDITSCLVMDPSLRLSCEGLLELPYFLEEGGASWGREGDRLGRRHDNKNSRRRQIGPQYLPQLPSNNISPAPETKKQNKHKYTDHHLPNI; the protein is encoded by the exons ATGGAGAAATATGAAAAGCTGTCCAAGATCGGAGAGGGTTCGTATGGAGTGGTATTTAAATGCAGACACAGAGAAACTGGACAAATCTTCGCCATTAAAAAGTTTGTTGAATCGGAGGACGACCCAGTCATCAAGAAAATAGCACTGAGGGAAATACGCATGCTGAAG CAGCTGAAGCACAATAACTTGGTGAATCTCCTGGAGGTGTTCAGGAGGAAGCGGCGACTCCACCTGGTCTTTGAGTTCTGTGAGCAGACGGTCCTAAACGAGCTGGACAAACACCCCAGAGG GGTCCCAGAGGCGCAGCTGAAGAGCATCGTGTGGCAAACGCTACAGGCCGTCAACTTCTGCCACAAACACAAC tgtaTCCATCGTGATGTGAAGCCAGAGAACATCCTCATCACCAAAACAGGGGTCATCAAGCTCTGTGACTTTGGGTTTGCCAGGATTCTTA cCGGGCCCGGTGATGACTACACAGACTATGTGGCAACCCGGTGGTACCGCGCCCCGGAGCTCCTGGTGGGCGACACTCAGTACGGCCCGGCCGTGGACATCTGGGCTTTGGGCTGTGTGTTTGCTGAGCTGCTCCACGGAAACCCTCTGTGGCCTGGTCGCTCCGACGTCGACCAGCTCTACCTGATCAGACGCACTCTAG GTGACCTGATCCCCCGCCACCAACAGGTGTTCCGATCCAACGTGTTCTTCAGCGGAGTCAGCATCCCTGAGCCTGATATAACA TCCTGTTTGGTGATGGACCCATCGCTGCGTCTCTCCTGTGAGGGCCTGTTGGAGTTGCCCTACTTCCTGGAAGAGGGCGGAGCTAGCTGGGGTCGTGAGGGGGACCGCCTCGGGAGACGCCATGACAACAAAAACTCCAGACGACGACAGATTGGg CCCCAGTACCTTCCTCAGCTGCCCAGCAACAACATCTCTCCTGCTCCAGAGACCAAGAAACAGaacaaacataaatacacagaccatCACCTACCCAACATctga
- the LOC105027025 gene encoding uncharacterized protein LOC105027025 produces MSKGGIHRGFLRKYGGFKLFKQWKERYLVLTVEGCLRVCRDAESPPDQVVALQWNCEAIVEGKEILDLPRLPPGGRRDCCFALILPQDKFLLLLADSPEDCNLWLKLIRKVREGVMSAALLQRQQSLTPALTAHITDRDPQPDTPTNKDPTLPLLTIGNLTPTVTPTPTPNGTPTTTPSASRAGSFRNNSMAGGHRPSVRSMRSAASVPPPHRTSDCLRHGNSSDARAVRAVCLLMGGAAASSALGYIQSCSPSSPLTSRPPSLDPPLGHGAVTGGFSELGAGTGASYHCSQDVDNPPHFNSFDFEGGDSDFDAFDCGGFAF; encoded by the exons ATGTCTAAAGGAGGAATTCACAGAGGCTTCCTCAGGAAATATG GTGGTTTTAAGCTGTTTAAGCAGTGGAAGGAGCGCTACCTGGTGCTGACAGTAGAAGGCTGCCTGAGAGTGTGTCGTGATGCAGAGAGTCCTCCTGACCAGGTGGTGGCGCTGCAGTGGAACTGTGAGGCCATCGTGGAGGGCAAGGAGATACTCGACCTGCCCCGGCTCCCCCCCGGGGGGCGGAGAGACTGTTGCTTCGCCCTCATTCTGCCCCAGGACAAGTTTCTGTTACTACTGGCAGACAGCCCAGAAGACTGCAA TCTCTGGCTGAAACTCATCAGGAAGGTGAGAGAG GGAGTGATGTCAGCCGCCCTCCTGCAAAGACAACAGAGTCTGACCCCCGCGCTGACCGCCCATATCACTGACAGGGACCCCCAACCTGACACGCCCACCAACAAGGACCCCACCTTGCCACTGCTGACCATCGGCAACTTGACCCCCAcagtcacccccacccccactccgAATGGaacacccaccaccaccccctcaGCCTCCCGGGCAGGGTCGTTCAGAAACAACAGCATGG ccGGCGGACACAGACCATCCGTGCGGTCCATGCGGAGCGCGGCATCCGTACCTCCGCCCCACCGTACTTCTGACTGCCTTCGCCACGGTAACAGCAGCGACGCGCGGGCAGTCAGGGCGGTGTGTCTGCTGATGGGAGGGGCGGCCGCCTCCTCGGCCTTGGGTTACATCCAGTCCTGCTCCCCTTCGTCTCCGCTGACCTCCCGGCCCCCCAGCCTGGATCCCCCCCTGGGTCACGGCGCAGTGACAGGGGGCTTTTCTGAGCTGGGGGCGGGCACGGGGGCCTCATATCACTGCAGTCAGGACGTGGACAACCCCCCACACTTCAACAGCTTCGACTTTGAGGGAGGAGACTCTGACTTCGACGCCTTCGACTGCGGAGGGTTTGCGTTTTGA